The following are from one region of the Leptolyngbya iicbica LK genome:
- a CDS encoding homogentisate phytyltransferase → MQQLSLFRTPLPWLVAFWKFSRPHTIIGTSLSVIGVFVISWTVVQDSSVTPILNPFSLLLPLLACLAGNVYIVGLNQIEDVEIDRINKPALPIASGEFSNSNAWSIVVFAASLSILLAAFGDWYLLATILLSLIIGTAYSVPPIRLKRFPFWASVCILTVRGGIVNLGLFLHYSHQLGLPLQIPARMWALTAFVLVFSIVIAIFKDIPDIEGDRQFNITTFTVRLGQTRVYQVARLVLTLCYVGMMVAVPWIPGIDWVFVGVTHTALLGWFWWRSYRVAMPNQAASDDLPLTFTNFYQFIWQLFFLEYVLYPIACLLG, encoded by the coding sequence GTCCTCATACCATTATTGGTACGAGTCTCAGCGTGATCGGCGTCTTTGTCATTAGCTGGACGGTGGTCCAAGACAGCAGTGTCACACCGATCTTGAACCCGTTTTCGCTGCTGCTGCCGTTGCTGGCTTGTCTGGCGGGCAATGTGTATATCGTCGGGCTCAATCAGATCGAAGATGTTGAGATCGATCGCATCAATAAACCCGCCCTCCCGATCGCTTCAGGCGAATTTTCGAACAGCAACGCCTGGAGCATCGTTGTTTTTGCGGCCAGTCTCAGCATTTTGTTAGCGGCCTTTGGCGACTGGTACTTGCTGGCGACGATTTTGCTGAGTTTAATCATCGGTACCGCCTATTCCGTGCCGCCGATTCGCCTCAAGCGGTTCCCCTTTTGGGCATCGGTTTGCATTTTGACCGTGCGCGGCGGCATCGTGAATCTGGGTTTGTTTTTGCACTACAGCCATCAACTGGGGCTACCGCTCCAGATTCCGGCCCGCATGTGGGCCTTAACCGCCTTTGTGCTGGTGTTCAGCATTGTGATCGCAATTTTTAAAGATATTCCTGACATTGAGGGCGATCGCCAATTCAATATCACCACCTTTACCGTCCGGTTAGGCCAAACTCGGGTTTATCAAGTGGCGCGACTGGTGTTGACCCTCTGCTATGTCGGCATGATGGTCGCCGTGCCGTGGATTCCAGGGATTGACTGGGTCTTTGTCGGGGTGACCCATACGGCCTTGCTGGGGTGGTTTTGGTGGCGCAGCTATCGAGTGGCCATGCCCAACCAGGCGGCTAGCGACGATTTGCCGCTGACTTTTACCAACTTTTACCAGTTCATCTGGCAACTCTTCTTTTTAGAGTATGTGCTGTATCCGATCGCCTGCCTATTGGGCTAA
- a CDS encoding YraN family protein has protein sequence MPTTAKRQLGDRGEALVADWLRQQGWQIIAQQWHCRWGELDLIAQHPQSAIGIAFVEVKTRRRLGLDQGGRLAITPQKQQKLWRSAQTFLTEHELYQELPCRFDVALVVQGITTPSLRHTSSGAPPLTLVEYLENAFQMAD, from the coding sequence ATGCCAACCACGGCGAAACGACAGCTGGGCGATCGCGGCGAAGCGCTCGTAGCTGACTGGCTGCGTCAACAGGGATGGCAGATCATTGCCCAGCAGTGGCACTGTCGCTGGGGCGAACTTGACCTGATTGCCCAGCATCCGCAGTCGGCGATCGGCATCGCGTTTGTGGAAGTCAAAACCCGTCGCCGTTTGGGGCTGGATCAGGGCGGCCGGCTAGCGATTACCCCCCAAAAGCAGCAAAAGCTGTGGCGCAGCGCCCAAACCTTTTTGACTGAGCACGAACTCTATCAGGAGTTGCCGTGCCGGTTTGATGTGGCCCTGGTGGTTCAGGGCATCACGACGCCGAGCCTCCGCCATACGTCCAGTGGCGCACCGCCTTTAACCCTGGTGGAGTATCTGGAAAACGCCTTTCAAATGGCCGATTAA
- a CDS encoding DUF928 domain-containing protein, with amino-acid sequence MKLLPLAVVLASSTAALAEPYVPPAGLGTPGRRESAGTRGCILAGAPTELIGLIPTENIGLSATPYPRFYWYMPISQAQSFRFSLFQVDESGAPLSILYTTRLDVPQDETGLGRAGIVSFEVPETANQPGLEPGDRYLWQIEAFCNPANETGDLQISGWVEYRPPSQGLSSVLPLVSASDQVSLYTQNGFWFDAVAQLATLQTAADGSDRSWAARWSELLESVDLSQLDDQPLLSN; translated from the coding sequence GTGAAACTTTTGCCTTTGGCAGTGGTGCTAGCGAGTAGCACTGCCGCCCTCGCGGAACCGTATGTGCCACCGGCAGGCTTGGGAACGCCGGGACGTCGCGAGAGTGCCGGGACTCGGGGGTGCATTTTGGCCGGGGCACCCACCGAATTGATTGGGCTCATACCGACTGAAAATATTGGTTTAAGCGCTACCCCCTATCCTCGGTTTTACTGGTATATGCCGATTAGTCAGGCGCAATCTTTCCGGTTTTCGCTCTTCCAAGTCGATGAGTCTGGTGCCCCGCTCTCGATCCTTTACACCACCCGATTAGACGTTCCCCAGGATGAAACCGGTCTCGGGAGGGCTGGCATTGTCAGCTTTGAGGTGCCGGAAACCGCTAACCAACCCGGACTAGAACCGGGCGATCGCTATCTTTGGCAAATTGAGGCTTTTTGTAACCCGGCTAATGAAACCGGTGATTTACAGATTTCCGGCTGGGTAGAATATCGTCCCCCAAGCCAAGGCTTAAGTAGTGTTCTGCCATTGGTCTCAGCATCTGATCAGGTCAGTTTGTACACCCAAAATGGCTTTTGGTTTGATGCGGTGGCGCAGCTAGCGACGCTCCAGACGGCGGCGGACGGCAGCGATCGCAGTTGGGCTGCCCGCTGGTCAGAACTGCTGGAATCTGTCGATTTGTCACAACTCGACGATCAACCTCTACTCAGCAATTAA